One region of Mucilaginibacter gotjawali genomic DNA includes:
- the zwf gene encoding glucose-6-phosphate dehydrogenase, with the protein MNSSIKTEPTVFIIFGGTGDLTSRKIAPALYNLFLDGWLPAQYSIIGTGRTKFTDEQFSENLLKDINQFSRSGKADPKKWAEFSKNIHYQVSDINDFETYKEFGKRVEEHNTEWKTQANVIYYLAVSPNFFPIIASNISKAKLAEDPDRVRIVIEKPFGHDLETAKELNKLLSGIFNECQIYRIDHYLGKETVQNIMAFRFANSIMEPLWNRNYIEHVQISVTEQLGVEERGDYYDGAGAMRDMIQNHLLQLLCHIAMEPPVSFNADEVRNRKVDVLKAMRRFGPDDVRMSAVRGQYASGWMQGKEVPGYREEPKVDPESNTETFAAVKFFVDNWRWQNVPFYVRTGKRMHQSASVITIQFKDVPHLIFPTEAAESWQQNRLIISIQPEMSIRLQVQAKRPGLDMVLNTVDMVFDYKGTYTTQPPEAYETLILDTMLGDQTLFMRGDQVEAAWELIMPILSTWQTKKSLNFPNYSADSWGPESAEALIARDGFNWFTLPISKK; encoded by the coding sequence ATGAACTCAAGCATAAAAACAGAACCAACTGTATTTATAATTTTCGGCGGTACCGGCGACCTTACTTCAAGGAAGATTGCCCCTGCCCTTTATAATTTATTTTTGGATGGCTGGCTGCCTGCTCAATATTCCATTATTGGCACGGGCCGTACCAAGTTTACCGACGAGCAATTCAGCGAGAACCTGTTAAAGGATATTAACCAGTTTTCGCGCAGCGGAAAGGCTGACCCGAAAAAATGGGCTGAGTTTTCAAAAAACATCCACTACCAGGTTTCAGATATCAATGATTTTGAAACCTATAAAGAATTTGGAAAACGGGTAGAAGAGCATAACACCGAATGGAAGACACAGGCCAATGTAATCTACTATCTTGCCGTATCGCCAAACTTCTTCCCCATCATCGCCTCTAATATCTCCAAAGCAAAATTAGCCGAAGACCCCGATCGTGTAAGGATAGTAATAGAAAAACCGTTCGGGCACGACCTGGAAACTGCCAAGGAACTAAATAAATTACTTTCGGGTATTTTTAACGAGTGCCAGATCTATCGTATCGACCATTACCTCGGTAAGGAAACCGTTCAAAACATTATGGCTTTCCGTTTCGCCAACTCCATTATGGAGCCACTATGGAACCGTAACTACATTGAACACGTACAGATTTCTGTAACCGAGCAATTGGGCGTTGAAGAGCGCGGCGATTATTACGATGGCGCAGGCGCCATGCGTGATATGATCCAGAACCACTTACTGCAATTACTTTGCCACATAGCCATGGAACCACCGGTTAGCTTTAACGCTGATGAGGTGCGCAACCGCAAGGTGGATGTTTTAAAAGCCATGCGCAGGTTTGGGCCAGATGATGTGCGGATGTCTGCCGTGCGTGGCCAATATGCAAGCGGTTGGATGCAGGGCAAAGAAGTGCCGGGCTACCGCGAAGAACCTAAAGTTGACCCTGAATCAAACACCGAAACTTTTGCCGCTGTTAAGTTTTTTGTAGATAACTGGCGCTGGCAAAATGTACCCTTTTATGTGCGCACCGGTAAACGCATGCACCAGTCTGCATCGGTAATAACCATACAATTTAAGGATGTACCGCACCTGATCTTCCCTACGGAAGCGGCCGAAAGCTGGCAGCAAAACAGGCTGATCATCAGCATCCAGCCCGAAATGAGCATCCGTTTACAGGTGCAGGCCAAACGCCCGGGTTTGGATATGGTGCTGAATACAGTGGATATGGTGTTTGATTATAAAGGCACCTACACCACGCAGCCCCCTGAAGCGTATGAAACCCTGATACTGGATACCATGCTGGGCGATCAGACGCTGTTTATGCGCGGCGACCAGGTAGAAGCTGCATGGGAACTGATCATGCCGATTTTAAGTACATGGCAAACTAAAAAGAGTTTGAATTTCCCTAATTATTCAGCTGATTCATGGGGCCCTGAGTCTGCCGAAGCGCTGATTGCAAGGGATGGATTTAACTGGTTTACACTGCCAATTAGCAAGAAATAG
- the pgl gene encoding 6-phosphogluconolactonase has product MELNIFNNENEVLAALAAHFVKVANEAIAAKGKFSVALSGGSSPKKLYELLASDYEDKLEWDKVYFFFGDERNVPQTDKDSNYLMAKNALFAPLLIDPDHIFPVDTSLEPKEAAAKYQEVIEDFFDEDELSFDLVLLGLGDNSHTASLFPFTPVLHDRLPGVSEVFLPDQNVYRITMNAPLINEAKQIAFLVYGEGKAVAVHHVLEDDEDIEEYPAQLIEPIVGEIEWFMDIAAAALLENI; this is encoded by the coding sequence ATGGAGTTAAATATTTTTAATAACGAAAACGAAGTGCTTGCTGCCCTGGCGGCGCACTTTGTTAAAGTTGCAAACGAAGCCATTGCCGCAAAAGGCAAGTTTTCCGTAGCGCTGTCGGGTGGTAGTTCACCCAAAAAACTATATGAACTGCTGGCCTCTGATTACGAGGACAAGCTGGAATGGGACAAAGTCTATTTCTTTTTTGGGGATGAACGTAATGTGCCGCAAACCGATAAGGACAGCAATTACCTGATGGCAAAAAATGCACTTTTTGCGCCGCTGCTGATCGACCCTGACCATATTTTCCCGGTGGATACAAGCCTTGAACCCAAAGAGGCTGCCGCGAAGTACCAGGAAGTGATTGAAGATTTTTTTGATGAAGATGAACTGAGTTTCGACCTGGTATTATTAGGCCTGGGCGATAACTCGCATACCGCATCTTTGTTCCCTTTTACCCCGGTTTTACACGACAGGCTGCCCGGTGTAAGCGAAGTTTTTTTACCTGATCAAAATGTTTACCGCATTACCATGAATGCGCCGCTCATCAATGAGGCCAAACAGATTGCCTTTTTAGTTTACGGCGAGGGCAAGGCTGTTGCGGTGCACCATGTACTGGAAGACGACGAGGATATAGAAGAATACCCGGCGCAGCTGATTGAACCCATTGTAGGCGAAATTGAGTGGTTTATGGACATAGCGGCAGCAGCACTGCTTGAAAATATTTAA
- a CDS encoding OB-fold protein, translated as MKKKIILIALAVILVGGFGVWYYVFPYSESHHRDVVNEDAINVTSVQIVKDYQTNEKAANARYLNKAVQVTGTILAKKADQAGNTTVTLKSGDAFANVFCTLKPGITLGSADSTVVIKGICSGFLSDVVLSGGIIIKPEQIPK; from the coding sequence ATGAAAAAGAAGATCATATTAATTGCATTGGCTGTCATTTTAGTTGGTGGCTTTGGGGTGTGGTATTACGTTTTTCCCTATTCGGAATCACACCATCGGGATGTGGTAAATGAAGATGCGATCAATGTTACGTCGGTTCAAATCGTGAAAGATTATCAAACCAACGAGAAAGCAGCAAATGCCAGGTATTTAAACAAAGCGGTGCAGGTAACAGGCACCATTTTGGCAAAGAAAGCTGACCAGGCGGGTAATACAACCGTAACCTTAAAGAGCGGAGACGCTTTTGCGAACGTTTTTTGCACTTTAAAGCCGGGCATTACACTGGGTTCTGCAGACTCAACAGTAGTTATAAAGGGAATTTGTTCGGGTTTTTTAAGTGATGTAGTTTTAAGTGGGGGGATAATTATTAAACCCGAACAAATTCCAAAATAA
- a CDS encoding DUF5777 family beta-barrel protein yields the protein MKNITHHNLRVRSVFGVIFFACFYFLPLMTMAQNVDLFKQQDEQDKKDAKETTDIVTSTFKTTRIVNSQSIENTGAGILDVKISHRFGLVNTGAYNFYGLDQATMRLGLDYGISNRLEVGIGRSTYNKEFDGFYKFRILRQSTGRAAMPISLSLSSDAVWRTIKDQPTAYAINSSDHFNFTNQLIIARKFGDYFSIQFVPTMVHYNIVPTKATPNDLYSVGTGFRIRLSKRVNFTGEYYYQVTKFQGTYDAMSLGFDIETGGHVFQFFFTNSTGINESSFITQTNSQWGNGGIHLGFNISRVFTVVKHNH from the coding sequence ATGAAGAACATCACTCACCATAACCTCCGGGTACGCAGCGTATTTGGCGTTATATTTTTTGCCTGTTTTTATTTTTTGCCGCTTATGACAATGGCGCAAAACGTCGACCTGTTTAAACAGCAGGATGAACAGGACAAAAAAGACGCAAAGGAAACAACTGATATTGTTACCTCAACATTTAAAACAACGCGGATTGTGAATAGCCAGTCCATTGAGAATACCGGTGCGGGTATTTTGGACGTTAAAATCTCGCACAGGTTCGGCCTGGTAAATACAGGGGCCTATAATTTTTACGGCCTCGACCAGGCTACCATGCGTTTGGGACTGGACTACGGTATCAGTAACAGGCTTGAAGTGGGTATAGGCCGCAGTACTTACAATAAGGAATTTGATGGCTTTTACAAATTCAGGATCCTGAGGCAGTCAACCGGCAGAGCGGCTATGCCCATATCCCTGAGCCTGAGTTCCGACGCGGTGTGGCGGACGATTAAAGACCAGCCAACAGCCTATGCGATCAATAGTTCCGATCATTTTAATTTCACCAATCAATTGATCATCGCCCGCAAATTTGGCGACTATTTTTCAATCCAGTTTGTGCCCACCATGGTGCATTACAATATTGTACCAACAAAAGCAACGCCCAATGATCTGTACTCTGTCGGTACAGGATTTCGCATAAGGCTTTCCAAAAGAGTGAACTTTACAGGCGAGTATTACTACCAGGTTACGAAGTTCCAGGGCACCTATGATGCGATGTCACTCGGCTTTGATATTGAAACCGGCGGGCACGTATTCCAGTTCTTCTTTACCAACTCAACCGGGATAAACGAAAGCAGCTTTATTACGCAAACCAACAGCCAGTGGGGCAATGGCGGCATCCATCTGGGCTTTAATATTTCAAGGGTATTTACCGTGGTTAAACACAATCATTAA
- a CDS encoding c-type cytochrome, translating to MRKALIMITITVAVLYSCTHDRVVPYKTSSGPIAKGDTVCFQSDVLPLFQTYCASTGCHDGKNNGEDRILNLTTYSNIMQGIVPFNTGPSRYYSVIQDGSMPPGNSPKLTPAQTATIAKWIDQGALNTSCATATCDTTKTTYSNGVSQIFSTYCNGCHGVAPGSGNVILSDYASAKSAGTSLKASFLAGINYTSALPAMNMPPSGPLSSCQVKQITKWINNGCPQ from the coding sequence ATGAGAAAGGCACTAATTATGATAACCATTACCGTGGCAGTACTGTATTCATGTACACATGATCGCGTGGTTCCGTACAAAACAAGCAGCGGGCCCATTGCTAAAGGAGACACCGTTTGCTTTCAATCGGATGTGCTGCCCTTATTTCAAACGTATTGTGCCAGTACCGGTTGTCATGACGGCAAAAATAACGGCGAGGACCGGATTCTGAACTTAACCACCTATAGTAATATCATGCAGGGAATTGTTCCTTTTAATACAGGCCCCAGCAGGTATTACAGTGTGATACAGGACGGTTCGATGCCGCCGGGCAATTCGCCGAAATTAACGCCGGCACAAACGGCTACGATTGCAAAGTGGATAGACCAGGGTGCTTTAAATACATCTTGCGCAACAGCTACCTGCGACACCACCAAAACGACGTACAGCAATGGCGTGTCGCAGATATTTTCAACCTATTGCAATGGTTGTCATGGTGTAGCACCCGGGTCCGGAAACGTAATATTAAGTGATTACGCCAGCGCTAAGTCGGCAGGCACTTCACTTAAAGCCAGTTTCCTGGCCGGTATAAATTATACATCGGCTTTACCGGCAATGAATATGCCGCCATCAGGGCCGCTGAGCAGCTGCCAGGTTAAACAAATTACTAAATGGATCAACAATGGTTGTCCTCAATAA
- a CDS encoding YceI family protein, with protein MNKLIFSLLLTAVSFTLHAQKIYVTKTGQIKFNASTALENVAATNNQVDSKMVDKTGQIVFSALIKSFRFDNQLMEDHFNENYLESSKIPKAEFKGFITNASTINFSKDGKYPINVDGTLSLHGVSQKVTAGGVMTIQGGSQR; from the coding sequence ATGAACAAACTAATTTTTTCCCTTTTGCTTACAGCCGTAAGTTTCACGCTGCATGCGCAAAAAATATATGTAACAAAAACCGGTCAAATAAAATTTAATGCCAGTACGGCGCTTGAAAACGTTGCCGCCACCAATAACCAGGTTGACAGTAAAATGGTAGATAAAACGGGCCAGATCGTTTTTAGCGCGTTAATCAAAAGCTTCCGGTTTGATAATCAGCTGATGGAAGATCATTTTAACGAAAATTACCTGGAAAGCTCCAAAATTCCAAAGGCCGAATTTAAAGGTTTTATTACAAATGCGTCGACCATTAACTTTTCCAAAGACGGCAAATATCCCATAAATGTTGATGGTACTTTGTCTCTGCATGGCGTATCACAAAAAGTTACCGCCGGCGGGGTAATGACAATTCAGGGGGGAAGCCAACGATAA